One genomic window of Candidatus Baltobacteraceae bacterium includes the following:
- a CDS encoding Crp/Fnr family transcriptional regulator: MRLAKVVISMADAFSPTHTTGNVFLDKMPAAARAALHPHLQHVSLKHTREIYAAGEPMDALFFPIHSIISVVADLREGETVEIGIVGREGMSGHTVALGQSIARHRSNVQVGDSAECISADHFRAALQSEPELQAYVERYAYATTIALAQSVACNSHHPANERCARWLLMAHDRVEGDVVLLTQEFLGQMLGVRRGSVTIAASALQEAGFISYSRGHISIRNRSGLESASCECYDTVEHELKGIMGYSISKTADMDADARLVTKRQDGSASPSSDGHAGSTY; this comes from the coding sequence ATGAGGCTGGCAAAAGTGGTGATCTCGATGGCGGATGCTTTCTCGCCAACTCACACAACGGGCAATGTCTTTTTGGATAAAATGCCAGCGGCCGCGCGAGCGGCTCTTCATCCGCACCTTCAGCATGTGTCGCTAAAGCACACGCGCGAGATTTACGCGGCGGGTGAACCGATGGACGCGCTGTTTTTTCCGATCCACAGCATTATCTCGGTTGTCGCGGATCTGCGCGAGGGCGAAACTGTCGAAATCGGTATTGTCGGTCGCGAAGGTATGTCCGGTCACACCGTGGCGCTCGGTCAATCCATCGCACGACACCGGTCCAACGTGCAAGTGGGAGATTCGGCGGAGTGCATATCTGCCGACCACTTTCGGGCGGCGCTCCAAAGCGAGCCGGAACTCCAAGCGTACGTGGAGCGCTACGCATACGCAACGACCATTGCTCTTGCACAGTCGGTCGCGTGCAATAGCCATCATCCGGCCAACGAACGATGCGCCCGCTGGCTTTTAATGGCGCACGATCGCGTTGAAGGCGACGTTGTGTTGTTGACTCAAGAATTCTTGGGGCAAATGCTCGGGGTTCGACGTGGCAGCGTAACCATCGCTGCGTCTGCTCTACAAGAAGCTGGGTTTATTTCGTACTCGCGCGGGCACATTTCCATACGCAATCGGAGCGGACTCGAATCGGCGTCCTGCGAGTGTTACGATACCGTGGAACACGAGCTGAAGGGCATCATGGGGTATTCTATTAGCAAGACGGCCGACATGGATGCCGACGCGCGCCTCGTTACTAAGAGACAGGATGGGTCCGCGAGTCCCAGCTCAGACGGTCACGCCGGCAGCACCTATTAA
- a CDS encoding ATP-binding protein produces the protein MEWQFQAADARLALYARHGFLDALQQACTSESDCKSAEIAFGELVANVVRHAPGPIEITVESDAHGLVTLDVCDSGAGFVLMHSLPPRNSESGRGLFIVAQLCTNLSSTRLVSGNKVSVVLPVIAAVSDLHLADDKHAPGAPEECGMVEERPECRSLADGTQ, from the coding sequence ATGGAATGGCAGTTTCAAGCAGCTGACGCAAGACTCGCCCTTTACGCGCGACACGGGTTTTTGGATGCGTTGCAGCAGGCGTGCACATCGGAGTCCGATTGCAAAAGCGCCGAAATCGCCTTTGGCGAGCTGGTCGCAAACGTTGTGCGACACGCGCCCGGGCCCATCGAAATTACCGTAGAGTCCGACGCGCACGGCCTCGTGACGCTCGACGTCTGCGATTCGGGCGCGGGCTTCGTGCTGATGCACTCTTTGCCGCCGAGGAACAGCGAGTCCGGGCGCGGCTTGTTTATTGTCGCGCAACTCTGCACGAACCTGTCATCGACGCGATTGGTAAGTGGAAACAAGGTGAGCGTGGTGCTGCCGGTCATTGCTGCGGTAAGCGATCTTCACTTGGCGGACGACAAACATGCGCCTGGAGCGCCCGAAGAATGCGGAATGGTTGAGGAACGACCTGAATGCCGTTCATTGGCTGATGGAACCCAATAA